The following are encoded together in the Triticum dicoccoides isolate Atlit2015 ecotype Zavitan chromosome 6B, WEW_v2.0, whole genome shotgun sequence genome:
- the LOC119324151 gene encoding cyclin-B1-2-like, whose translation MASGGGPMTKKELGETHDVLRFGVNDSVRGDLAPAHPVQATIHKEAKFWEEKKKFGTEAIYGSAFNIRRDLDAQILSRFQRPPGALPSSMLGYEAMTGSLDDFGFEDYLNLPQDSDSLRVPDMHHGMEVRLGLSKGPVCPSFN comes from the exons atggcgagcggcggcggcccGATGACGAAGAAGGAGCTCGGCGAGACCCACGACGTCCTCCGCTTCGGCGTCAACGACAGCGTCCGCGGCGACCTCGCGCCGGCGCACCCCGTCCAGGCCACCATCCACAAG GAGGCCAAGTTCtgggaggagaagaagaagttcGGGACGGAGGCCATCTACGGATCCGCCTTCAACATCCGCAGGGATCTCGACGCCCAGATCCTCTCCAG GTTCCAAAGGCCCCCAGGTGCATTGCCATCATCTATGCTAGGGTATGAGGCGATGACAGGTTCCTTGGATGATTTTGGATTTGAAGATTACCTTAACT TGCCCCAAGACTCTGACAGCCTCCGCGTACCGGACATGCACCACGGGATGGAGGTTCGCCTTGGCCTGTCCAAGGGGCCTGTCTGCCCCAGTTTCAATTGA